In Narcine bancroftii isolate sNarBan1 chromosome 7, sNarBan1.hap1, whole genome shotgun sequence, the sequence GCTGAAAGAAGATGATCAACTTACTGAAAGTATTTTCATTCAGAATAGCAAACTGTACTTTTTTGGTGTGATATTCAATGGACTAATATTATTACTTCAATCTGAATCTCGCACCCACATCCAGAAATGTGGATTTTTCTATGGACACAATGCATTTTCTGTGGCTTTGATCTTTATTactgctgcctttggaatgtcTGTGGCTTTTATCCTGAAATTCAGAGACAACATGTTTCATGTCCTCGCTGCTCAAATAATAACTGTTATTATTACAACAGTGTCTGTCTTTGAATTTGATTTTAAACCTTCACTGACATTTTTATTGGAAGTTCCAGTAGTATTCCTGGCGATATTTATTTATAATTCCAGCAGAATACAGGATCCAATGTATATCCTACAACAAGAGAGACTAAAGGTTATAAATGGGGAACTTGTGGAGCGTTCCAGTGGGGTAGGTAGCTTCTACATTTAATAAGTATCTTTTTCTCATGCCATCTCCAAAATGAGCAAAGTTGTCCTCCTGTGTGGAATGTTTATATTTTCTCAGACATGGATCATGAAAATTTTTTCATCTGTGTTATTTTTATGATGAAATTTAATCAAAATTTAATTATGAACTGATGCATAATCTAATGCACAGGGCCAGGATACTACACCCTACCACAGGAAAAATGATAAATGCATTCAGCTTTAATCACAACCTTGTGGAAGATTATTTGCTCAAAGTAAAAATAATTACAAAAGCTGTTGATCCAGAGTAGAAAATTAGGAAAATAAGTAAACTGCGAATGCTAAAAATATGAACTGGTTTCTCGTtcaacagatgctgcttgactagctgagttcttctagcagtTGTTTTTGTTTGTAACTATTTAGGAAACTTGATAAATTCTGTTTCTTTGTATCCAATATGATTTCCATTAAGTTTTTCTCATATTGCCCCATTTCTTGTGTTTGTTGCCTAATGGAACAATTGCATCTTGACAGTTTGCTATTAAGTTTCTCCTATAAATCAAGTATTTGATGTTTTTTTGTGGATCTTTAGAGAATAACAGTCTACTAAATTTGCTCAACCCAAAAGCAGGCACAGAATTCAGTACATTGCTACGATGCACTATCTTCTTGTTTCCCCATTCCTTTTGTAGTTGTTGCCCATTCTCATAATGGTAATTTGCAACAGGTCACCATGAATCGTCACAATTGCACTGCTCAGTACTATAGGGATCGCCGATCTAGAGCAGAATTCATGCGTAAACATGCTAATGGTGTTCTATAACATTTGCTGTAATAACTTGCATCGATTGCTTCTGGCCTTGCACATGTGAATGCTTGTGTAAGGTTTATCAGCCATGCCATCAGTCAATAGGCCAGACCCCATGGTGTATTATGGTTGCTGGAATGATAGAGTAGAAATGCGCAGAGGAATAGCACTGGGTGAAAAACGATCACTAATCTACATGAGTCACTGCTTCAGGTCCCACAGTCTTGAGTGTAATCTCTCTAGGGGTTCAAATGCAGGATAGAACTAACATGTATTGCCAACAAAACTGCATCATGCAAATCCTGCAATTCTAACAAagttgatgttgaggctttataaggcacaggTGAGACCTGATTgggtattgtgaacagttttgggctcctcatttaagaaaggatgtgctgacattggagggggttcaaaggagattcacagggatgattctgggaatgaaagggttatcataaagAGTGTTTGATAGTTCTTGGCCTGCACTTGCTAGAATTAAGGAGAATGAGGGTGggaactcattgaaacattttgaatattgaaaggaatggatagattagatgtagaaaggttgtgtctcatggtgggagagtccaggacaagagggcacaaattcaggatttaagtgcatctgcttagaacagaggtatggaggaatttcttcaaccagaggatgataaatctgtggaatttgttgccacaggtggttgtggaggccaagtcattggctttatttaaggcagagattgataggttcttgattaggcagagcatcaaaggttatggggagaaggccgggcagtagggctgagtggggaaaatggatcagctcatgattaaatggcagggcagacataatgagctgaatagcctatttctgttcctctaTCTCATGGTTTTATAATGAATGTTTCATTCATCAACAATCAACagcgtttttttttaacccttggttatgagaaattcaaacaatttaATATGGCATTTATTTGAGAGAATTAATCGTGTGGGCATGCTCTTCTCATACTTAGTACCTTGAGGATTATTGAGTACAATAGCATTTATCGTTTGCGCAATCCTTCATGAGCAAACATTCTTCTGTTTGGCTAGCAGAATAATATGGGTATTGTATGCCGATGTGATAAAGCCCTCATCAGTCTCTTCTAGAGTGGAGGTAGATGTTACAAAAACCAATGAATTATTTAATGAACATTTTATATTAAAAACATCAGTACATAATATCCCTTTGTAGTTAATCTGAAGAAATGCTTGATTTTCCCATGCAATAAGTCAGGCAAtggcagatgacaataaaattatgGTTGAGGAAAACTATTTAAACCATGATTACTTGTTCATGTAGGATGAGAGCAAATTCACCACCCTGAAGAATCCAGTTGTTTTACCATGATTCCAGCATAATTACGtgtgtgtttatttaaaaaaccACTTTCATATTATGTCAACATAATTGTGATAAGCTGGATATATTGATTTATATGAAAAATTATCAGTAAATCTAATGGGGAAAAGGAAAGTGTTGCATGAAGTAAGTGTGACAATTTGTGCATGTgaggttaattttggaaaaaagtgATCTTATTGCATCTGCAGTCATTTATTATCCTCCCTTTTGATTTTTAGGATGGAGAAGAACTGGAGAGATTGACCAAAGCAAATATAGATTCTGAAACAGAAGAAGATTCCTTCTAGAATATTGAATAAACCAGGGTATTGGATCATAAATGAGTGATCCCTACGGGATGTGAATTGGCGACTTAACTTTCAATACATGACTTGTTTGGGAAATGTGGATTATAACTTATTTACACTGGAATTTTTTGTAAAGCGTCAGGAAGTTGGATGAATTTCACATCAACTTTCCCAGCCTGGTTACAAAATATCATAGAAGTTGCTCATTTCTACTTTGCTGCCTGAACTAACATGTGAGACTATAATGAACTTGCATTGACCTAGATTTCGCAGAAGGCACAATGCTCTGTACTCATTATGCCTATAACTGTTCTCTGGTCTTATGGGCTATTGTATAACGTCCTCCACGTGGAATCTGATGCATGAGAAAGGAAAAGCAAGACTGTGCCTCTTTAATAAATCAGACTGAAGAATCCTTACTGAGATGCACATTGGGGGTTGCAGGTCATTGCATGAGGGCATGTAAAACTACATCTGTTCCCAGGAGGTCAGTGGAAAATGTTTTCAAAGTTTTGCTACATATCTTGGGAGTTTTTAAAGTGCCTTTACAGCATTGCTTATGGATAGGGAGAAACAGGTGTGCTTTGCCTTAGTCCACCAGTCCTATTCATTTCTCAGGGATTAGACTATCCTTTGAATCAGTGAAATTAAGCCAGTCGATTTGACTGACTTTGAGCAGGAGAATCTGATACAGTCAATAAATATGCTCTAGAGTTGGTCTCCATGTGGGTCCATCTCCTACCtctattggtttttttttcaaattcagtTTAGACATACAattcagtaacaggcctttccaaccCACAAACCTGCGCCGCCAAGtacacccatgtggccaattaacctactacatCTTTAGAACCATCTAACATTATCTAGACACAGGATCTAAAAACAAAAAGGATTACTGGAATGTtcaattaaaaatgttttgataattGCCTATTTTTAAATAATCTCCACAAAAGTTGAAATGTGAACGAAATCCACACTTGTTAACAAAAATTTGATAGCTGCCAAATCTAATagtaattaaaatttattagaaTTGAATACTCACATGAAACCATACCCCTAACTTTTTCTGGTATGCTTAGTGCTTTTCTTGTAGGTGATATTGCAGCTTCATAACTTTCATGTAAAACAATGCTATTTAGCTTGGAAATATATTACATGAGCAGGATATTTTGGTAAGGAATTTGCAGTTATGAATTTTGCAGATATGGAGATACAGTATGATATTGACTATTGGAAACCACGCTAAGTATTTTTAATGCAAAGTCCAGGCCACTTAAAAGCGTGCATACGATTTGTAATGTAGTTAATCAATTGCATTAAAGTAATCACATTTTCTGCAA encodes:
- the slc35a5 gene encoding UDP-sugar transporter protein SLC35A5 isoform X2, with the translated sequence MALAVLFSNFVIITTALLFRIILKRRLSSIQWASLVILFLSIAALVSGTGPAQDTLPRHISHHYTHYNSSSSCIPYVISQDKNAEQLQINSPTSLNWDTLKKLNLGFGHLFIIIQCFISSMANIYNEKMLKEDDQLTESIFIQNSKLYFFGVIFNGLILLLQSESRTHIQKCGFFYGHNAFSVALIFITAAFGMSVAFILKFRDNMFHVLAAQIITVIITTVSVFEFDFKPSLTFLLEVPVVFLAIFIYNSSRIQDPMYILQQERLKVINGELVERSSGDGEELERLTKANIDSETEEDSF